From Pseudomonadota bacterium:
ATTTCGGTGGTCTGCTCCTCCGCCGCTGCTTCCGTTGCGGGCTGGGTCGCGTCCGCTTCCGCGGGTGGCGGGGGCCTGTCCCGCGGAGCATCCGAGCTGACCGGTGCCGGGTCCTGCATCGGGCGCGCCGTGTCTTCAGGCTGGGGCATCGGCCCTGATTTCTGGTCGCTCACGCATGCACCCTGCGGGCGATGGCCTCACCCACCCGAACGCGCTCACCTGCTCGCCGCAGCATCATCAGCGGTTCGGAAGACAGCATGACCACCGTGGAGCCCAGGTGAAACACACCCAGCTCTTGCCCGCGTGCCAAGCGCGGCGGCGCGTCGGTATACGTCCGGGTGCCGGCGGATACCCCGTCGTTCGTCACGATATCGCGGTCGAAGCTCAAGCTTATGCGCCCGACTCCAATAGCACCCACCAGGACGGTGGCCACTCGGCCCGCAGGTGCCCGCTGGTAGACCACCACGCGCTCGTTGCGGGCAAACAGCTTGCCGATGTTAGTCATACCCATGCGATTGACGGGAAACAGGGTGCCCGGTACGTGGCGCACGTACTCTACCACCCCATCAACCGGTGCGTGGACTCTGTGGTAGTCCCGCGGGGACAGGTACACCACTGCGAAGTAGCCGCCTGCGAAATCCTGAGCGTCGTTGGGATCGACCAACAGCTCGGCGGCCGTATAGCTGCGACCCTTCACATTCAGGATCGCGCCGGCCGCCACCCGGCCCTGATCCTCCAATCGGCCATCGGCAGGTGACAGGAACGCGCTGCGGTCGGGGTCGATCGGACGACTCCCCTCCTTGAGACCACGGGTGAAGAACGCGTCGAACGAGGCAAAGCCCTGCGCGGGGATGTCCGCCTCCGACAAATCGAGGTTGTAGGCACGCTGATAAACGTCCATGGCGTAGCGAAGCAGCACCGACGGGGCCCGAACCCGCGCGAGCCGGCCAACCGCACGGCTAATGCGCTTGCGGGGCAGGAGTCGAAGGGAGTTGACAGCAAGTCGAGCCGGATCAAGCAGCATGGTCGACGGGCCTACGAAACGCCGATGCGACGCTTTCACCGCGCCACCCACCAGGCGCTGCG
This genomic window contains:
- the asd gene encoding archaetidylserine decarboxylase (Phosphatidylserine decarboxylase is synthesized as a single chain precursor. Generation of the pyruvoyl active site from a Ser is coupled to cleavage of a Gly-Ser bond between the larger (beta) and smaller (alpha chains). It is an integral membrane protein.); translated protein: MLLDPARLAVNSLRLLPRKRISRAVGRLARVRAPSVLLRYAMDVYQRAYNLDLSEADIPAQGFASFDAFFTRGLKEGSRPIDPDRSAFLSPADGRLEDQGRVAAGAILNVKGRSYTAAELLVDPNDAQDFAGGYFAVVYLSPRDYHRVHAPVDGVVEYVRHVPGTLFPVNRMGMTNIGKLFARNERVVVYQRAPAGRVATVLVGAIGVGRISLSFDRDIVTNDGVSAGTRTYTDAPPRLARGQELGVFHLGSTVVMLSSEPLMMLRRAGERVRVGEAIARRVHA